One Nocardia iowensis DNA window includes the following coding sequences:
- a CDS encoding MFS transporter, with the protein MQSQSSAIQVGFVSAGLSMPVVVFSLWAGLAARKMSRAVLLVCNLVRAGSLGLLSILYALSRIEFSPVLLIALLIGSATTFSDVAYQMMISGFIPRSDLTRGIGLLQAIVSVVTFDRTGHRRLAHPTDRSHPHIALSDGRFRGKLMRGASLRPRELWLWTPDQQRCNALGEVLSFMSRRSTRYFGEQAERHQPL; encoded by the coding sequence ATGCAAAGCCAGAGCAGCGCAATCCAGGTCGGGTTTGTGTCGGCGGGACTGTCTATGCCCGTGGTTGTTTTTTCGTTGTGGGCGGGGCTTGCCGCACGCAAGATGTCGCGGGCCGTGCTACTGGTTTGCAATCTGGTACGCGCAGGTAGCTTGGGGCTGCTTAGTATCTTGTACGCGCTGTCGAGAATCGAGTTCTCGCCGGTCCTGCTGATTGCATTGCTGATCGGCTCGGCTACTACCTTCTCCGACGTCGCCTACCAAATGATGATCTCGGGATTCATCCCGAGATCGGATTTGACGCGCGGAATTGGGCTGCTACAGGCCATCGTGTCCGTGGTGACGTTTGATAGGACCGGCCATCGCCGGTTGGCTCATCCAACGGACCGGTCCCACCCTCACATTGCTCTGTCTGATGGGCGTTTTCGTGGGAAGTTGATGCGTGGCGCAAGCCTGAGGCCGCGAGAACTGTGGTTGTGGACACCCGACCAGCAGCGCTGCAACGCGCTCGGCGAGGTGCTGTCATTCATGTCCAGACGGTCGACCCGATACTTCGGCGAGCAAGCCGAGCGGCATCAACCGCTCTGA
- a CDS encoding cytochrome P450 has product MTTPPPESHPVPHHESPVEVDDHLVSMYSPEFAADPHRAYHEMRDRYGSVAPVELAPGIPATLVIGYRDAVRILHDPEHFPADPRTWQRTVAFDCPVLPILEWRPNALRSAGLEHVRYREVISASINKVDLHALHATVEEIAVPLINSFSGSGAADLVSQYAFPLSFDAVNAMLGCPPEIGQQVAVATAAIFEGIDADKGNAMLTEALMELITCKRATPGDDVTTRLLQHPTKLSDAELLHQLVILYGAGIEPQQNLIVNTLRLMLTDDRFAGDILGGSLSTRDALDEVLFTDPPMANFCVTYPRQPILLNDIWLPAHEPVVISMAACNNDPAINAGTHTGNRSHLAWGAGPHACPAQSAAYLIAQDAIDQLLDVLPDMRLAVGDHELVWRPGPFHRALATLPVTFPVQSATDSAAITSPDPGTVT; this is encoded by the coding sequence TTGACGACACCACCGCCCGAGAGTCACCCGGTTCCGCATCACGAGTCGCCCGTCGAGGTCGACGACCACCTAGTCTCGATGTATTCCCCCGAGTTCGCTGCGGACCCGCATCGCGCCTACCACGAGATGCGAGACCGCTACGGTTCGGTCGCTCCGGTTGAGCTCGCGCCGGGCATACCCGCGACGCTCGTGATCGGATACCGCGACGCGGTGCGGATTCTCCACGATCCCGAGCATTTCCCCGCTGACCCCCGTACCTGGCAGCGGACCGTCGCGTTCGATTGCCCGGTACTACCGATTCTGGAGTGGCGTCCGAACGCATTGCGCAGCGCCGGATTGGAGCACGTCCGGTACCGAGAGGTTATTTCTGCCAGCATCAATAAGGTCGATCTACACGCCCTGCACGCCACTGTGGAGGAGATCGCCGTTCCGCTGATCAACTCCTTCAGTGGGTCGGGTGCGGCCGACCTGGTCAGCCAATACGCCTTTCCCCTCTCCTTCGACGCGGTCAACGCCATGCTCGGGTGCCCGCCCGAAATCGGTCAGCAGGTGGCGGTCGCGACAGCCGCGATCTTCGAGGGAATAGATGCCGACAAGGGCAACGCTATGCTGACCGAAGCTCTGATGGAGCTGATCACCTGCAAACGAGCCACTCCTGGCGATGACGTCACAACCCGATTGCTACAGCACCCCACCAAACTCAGCGATGCCGAATTGCTTCATCAGTTGGTCATCCTCTACGGCGCAGGGATCGAGCCGCAGCAGAATCTGATCGTCAACACACTACGGCTGATGCTCACCGACGATCGATTCGCCGGCGATATCCTCGGTGGCAGCCTGTCGACCCGCGACGCCCTCGATGAGGTGCTGTTCACCGATCCACCGATGGCGAACTTCTGCGTCACCTATCCACGGCAACCGATTCTGCTGAATGACATTTGGCTACCGGCGCACGAACCGGTCGTGATCAGCATGGCCGCCTGCAACAACGATCCCGCGATCAACGCAGGCACGCACACCGGCAATCGATCGCATCTTGCGTGGGGCGCCGGGCCACACGCCTGCCCCGCCCAGTCCGCAGCATATTTGATCGCCCAGGACGCGATCGACCAACTTCTCGACGTCCTGCCCGACATGCGACTCGCCGTCGGTGACCACGAATTGGTTTGGCGGCCGGGCCCTTTCCATCGGGCACTAGCGACTCTGCCTGTTACCTTCCCCGTCCAGTCTGCGACCGACAGCGCAGCGATCACTTCACCTGACCCGGGAACTGTTACATAG